One Synechocystis sp. LKSZ1 genomic window, TCCCACCAACATGCGATCTCCTACCTCAAATTTGAGGAGTTAATGAAAGTTCTACGCAAATGGAATCGCTACTATCAAAACCTGCTCCAGGTTGCGACGGAATATCCCGAAGCGGATTACGCTTGGCCCCAGGAATTTAAAGAACCGATTCCGGGCGAAACGATATACCTCAAATATCAAAAATGGCTGACGGATCCCAAAACGGGGATGGTCTACTATGACTTTTTCTAAGACTGCCAGAGTATTATGATAAAAAACGATTCTCTGCCGACCAGTTCTGTTTTTGATTTGCCGCTCCACCTCTCATCTAACTATTTGGCTTGGTTGGCGCAACGCTTAACCAAGGGAAAAGGCGGCCAGGTCGTCACCCTCAATGCCGAAATGGCCATGCTGGCCCAGAAAAATCCGCGTATTCATGACATTATTCAGCAAGCAGACCTCATCGTTCCCGATGGAGCCGGCATTATTTTTTATTTACGCTTGCAGGGCCGACGTCAGCATCGTTGCCCAGGCATCGAACTTGCGGCGGATCTCATTCATCACAGCGCCCAACAAGCGCAACCCTATCCCATTGCTTTCTATGGCGGCGCGCCGGGAGTCGCCCTACGGGCGGCAGACTATTGGCAAAGTCAGTATCCCCAGTTGACTATCCTTGCAAACCACGGCTTTCTCTCGGAGCCGGAGCAGGCCCAATGGTGTCGTACCCTAGCGGAAAAGCAACCTGCCATTATTTTTGTGGCCCTCGGTGTACCCCGTCAAGAATACTGGATTCAAGACCACCGTCACCTCTGTCCCCAGGCCCTCTGGATGGGGGTCGGGGGGAGTTTTGATGTCTGGTCTGGCGAAAAACAACGGGCCCCCCAATGGTTTTGTGATAACCATCTCGAATGGCTCTACCGGCTGTATCAAGAGCCTTGGCGTTGGCGGCGGATGCTGGTCTTACCTCGATTTGCCTGGAAAAGCCTATACCATCATTTCCGCAAGGCCTAGCTATTGACAGGCCCCCAGGGCCAAGCTCGCGTTTATTGACAGGCTTGCAAAGCCGCCAGGTCAGCCCCGACAATTTTGTCCAGATGACGGGTAATTTTTTCGATGTTCCAGTCCCACCAGGCAATCTCCAGTAAAGCCGCTATCGTCTCTGAATCAAAGCGCTGACGAATCACCGTCGCAGGATTGCCGCCGACCATCGTGTAGGGAGAAACATCTTTCGTAACGACGGCTTTTGCGGCCACAATGGCCCCATGGCCAATCTGAACCCCTGGCAAGCAAAGGGCCTCGTAGCCCAGCCAGACATCATGGCCAATGACCGTATCACCTTTATAGGGATAGGCTTCTGGCGGCGGCGCAAATTGGGCCCAATCCTCACCAAAAATTTCAAAGGGATAGGTAGAAAACCCCGCCATTTGATGATTAGCGCCATTCATAATAAACTTGACCCCCCGGCCCAGGGCACAGAATTTGCCGATAATCAAGCGATCCCCCACAAAGGGAAAGTGATACAAGACATTGCGCTCAAAGTTTTCTGAATCTTCGGGGTCATCATAGTAAGTATAATCCCCAATGATGATGTTGGGATTCTGAATCGTATTTTGAATAAAGCAGACCTGGGGAAAGCCGGCGAGGGGATGAATCTGACGGTGGCTAGGGTAGGGCATAGGCAAAGATAGAGATTAAACCAATGGGAGAGTATCCGGCAGGCCCTGTTCTGTATCGACAAACGTCACCAGGGCCAACTCGTCGGCAGAGAAAGTCTCCTGCTCCCGTTGTTGTTGGGCCAGTAGGTCGGCGGTAGCGTCGGAAATATCATGCTTACGTTCTAGTAGACGGGCCTGGAGCGTGTTTAAACTGGCCTGGCAGTAGATAATCCGCAGGGGAATTTGCTGAGCTTGAGCGGCGGTGATCACCGT contains:
- a CDS encoding Vat family streptogramin A O-acetyltransferase, producing the protein MPYPSHRQIHPLAGFPQVCFIQNTIQNPNIIIGDYTYYDDPEDSENFERNVLYHFPFVGDRLIIGKFCALGRGVKFIMNGANHQMAGFSTYPFEIFGEDWAQFAPPPEAYPYKGDTVIGHDVWLGYEALCLPGVQIGHGAIVAAKAVVTKDVSPYTMVGGNPATVIRQRFDSETIAALLEIAWWDWNIEKITRHLDKIVGADLAALQACQ
- a CDS encoding WecB/TagA/CpsF family glycosyltransferase is translated as MIKNDSLPTSSVFDLPLHLSSNYLAWLAQRLTKGKGGQVVTLNAEMAMLAQKNPRIHDIIQQADLIVPDGAGIIFYLRLQGRRQHRCPGIELAADLIHHSAQQAQPYPIAFYGGAPGVALRAADYWQSQYPQLTILANHGFLSEPEQAQWCRTLAEKQPAIIFVALGVPRQEYWIQDHRHLCPQALWMGVGGSFDVWSGEKQRAPQWFCDNHLEWLYRLYQEPWRWRRMLVLPRFAWKSLYHHFRKA